The following proteins are encoded in a genomic region of Cygnus olor isolate bCygOlo1 chromosome 11, bCygOlo1.pri.v2, whole genome shotgun sequence:
- the TLE3 gene encoding transducin-like enhancer protein 3 isoform X3 — MYPQGRHPAPHQPGQPGFKFTVAESCDRIKDEFQFLQAQYHSLKVEYDKLANEKTEMQRHYVMYYEMSYGLNIEMHKQTEIAKRLNTILAQIMPFLSQEHQQQVAQAVERAKQVTMTELNAIIGVRGLPNLPLTQQQLQAQHLSHAAHGPPVQLPPHPSGLQPPGIPPVTGSSSGLLALGALGSQAHLAVKDEKNHHDLDHRERDSSANNSVSPSESLRASEKHRSSTDYSIDSKKRKAEEKDSMSRYDSDGDKSDDLVVDVSNEDPATPRVSPAHSPPENGIDKARGLKKGDAPNSPASVASSSSTPSSKTKDLGHNDKSSTPGLKSNTPTPRNDAPTPGTSSTPGLRPMPGKPSGMDPLASALRTPISIAGSYAAPFAMMGHHEMNGSLTSPGAYAGLHNIPPQMSAAAAAAAAYGRSPMVGFDPHPPMRAPGLPTSLASIPGGKPAYSFHVSADGQMQPVPFPHDALAGPGIPRHARQINTLSHGEVVCAVTISNPTRHVYTGGKGCVKIWDISQPGSKSPISQLDCLNRDNYIRSCKLLPDGRTLIVGGEASTLTIWDLASPTPRIKAELTSSAPACYALAISPDAKVCFSCCSDGNIAVWDLHNQTLVRQFQGHTDGASCIDISHDGTKLWTGGLDNTVRSWDLREGRQLQQHDFTSQIFSLGYCPTGEWLAVGMESSNVEVLHHTKPDKYQLHLHESCVLSLKFAYCGKWFVSTGKDNLLNAWRTPYGASIFQSKESSSVLSCDISADDKYIVTGSGDKKATVYEVIY, encoded by the exons ATGTACCCCCAGGGCCGGCACCCG gCTCCGCACCAGCCGGGCCAGCCGGGCTTCAAATTCACCGTGGCCGAATCGTGCGACCGGATCAAGGACGAGTTCCAGTTCCTGCAAGCCCAGTACCACAG CCTGAAAGTGGAGTACGACAAGCTGGCGAACGAGAAGACGGAGATGCAGCGCCATTACGTGATG taCTACGAGATGTCGTACGGTTTGAATATTGAAATGCACAAACAG acagaaattgCTAAAAGGCTGAATACGATTTTAGCGCAGATCATGCCTTTTCTGTCACAAGAG CACCAACAGCAAGTTGCACAGGCTGTTGAACGTGCCAAGCAAGTGACAATGACGGAGTTGAATGCTATCATCGGGGTACGTGGACTTCCCAATCTGCCTCTCACC cagcagcagctccaggctcaGCACCTCTCCCACGCCGCCCACGGGCCCCCGGTCCAGCTGCCGCCGCACCCCTCGGGCTTGCAGCCGCCCGGCATCCCGCCCGTCACCGGCAGCAGCTCGGGGCTGCTGGCGCTCGGCGCCCTGGGCAGCCAGGCACACCTGGCCGTCAAGGACGAGAAGAACCACCACGACCTGGACCACAGAG AGCGCGACTCGAGCGCG AATAACTCCGTCTCGCCCTCGGAAAGCCTGAGAGCCAGCGAGAAGCACCGGAGCTCCACAGACTACAGCATCGACTCCAAGAAGCGGAAAGCGGAGGAGAAGGACAGCATGAGCCGATAT GACAGCGATGGTGACAAGAGCGACGACCTGGTCGTCGACGTCTCCAACGAG GACCCCGCCACCCCCCGGGTCAGCCCGGCCCACTCGCCCCCGGAGAACGGCATCGACAAAGCCCGTGGGCTGAAGAAGGGGGACGCGCCAAACAGCCCGGCCTCGGTcgcctcctccagcagcactccCTCCTCCAAGACTAAGGACCTGGGCCAC AATGATAAATCATCGACGCCCGGGCTCAAGTCAAACACTCCGACGCCGAGGAACGACGCTCCCACCCCGGGGACGAgcagcaccccggggctgcggccgaTGCCCGGCAAGCCGAGCGGCATGGACCCGCTGG cctcagccctgcgGACGCCCATCTCCATCGCGGGCTCGTACGCGGCTCCCTTCGCCATGATGGGGCACCACGAGATGAACGGCTCGCTCACCAGCCCCGGCGCCTACGCCGGCCTGCACAACATCCCCCCGCAGATGagcgccgctgccgccgccgccgccgcctaTGGCCGGTCGCCAATG GTCGGCTTCGATCCACACCCGCCCATGCGAGCCCCCGGCCTGCCCACGAGCCTGGCGTCCATCCCCGGCGGGAAGCC AGCCTACTCGTTCCACGTCAGCGCCGACGGGCAGATGCAGCCGGTCCCCTTTCCCCACGACGCCCTGGCCGGCCCCGGCATCCCGCGGCACGCCCGGCAGATCAACACGCTGAGCCACGGGGAGGTGGTGTGCGCCGTCACCATCAGCAACCCCACCCGGCACGTCTACACCGGCGGCAAGGGCTGCGTGAAGATCTGGGACATCAGCCAGCCGGGCAGCAAGAGCCCCATCTCCCAGCTCGACTGCCTG aACAGAGATAACTACATCCGCTCCTGCAAGCTGCTCCCCGACGGCCGCACGCTGATCGTGGGCGGGGAGGCCAGCACGCTCACCATCTGGGACCTGGCCTCCCCCACGCCCCGCATCAAGGCCGAGCTCACCTCCTCCGCCCCCGCCTGCTACGCGCTGGCCATCAGCCCCGACGCCAAagtctgcttctcctgctgcagcgACGGCAACATCGCCGTGTGGGACCTGCACAACCAGACGCTCGTCAG gcaATTCCAAGGCCACACGGACGGTGCCAGCTGCATAGACATCTCGCATGACGGTACGAAGTTGTGGACGGGGGGGCTGGACAACACGGTGCGCTCCTGGGACCTGCGGGAAGGgcggcagctccagcagcacgaCTTCACCTCCCAG ATCTTCTCGCTGGGGTACTGCCCCACGGGCGAGTGGCTGGCGGTGGGCATGGAGAGCAGCAACGTGGAAGTGCTGCACCACACCAAGCCCGACAAGTACCAGCTGCACCTCCACGAGAGCTGCGTCCTCTCCCTCAAGTTCGCCTACTGCG GTAAATGGTTCGTGAGCACGGGGAAGGACAACCTGCTCAACGCCTGGAGGACGCCCTACGGAGCGAGCATCTTCCAG TCCAAGGAATCCTCGTCTGTCTTAAGTTGCGACATTTCAGCGGATGACAAGTACATCGTAACGGGCTCTGGTGACAAGAAGGCCACGGTCTACGAGGTCATCTACTAG
- the TLE3 gene encoding transducin-like enhancer protein 3 isoform X6 encodes MYPQGRHPAPHQPGQPGFKFTVAESCDRIKDEFQFLQAQYHSLKVEYDKLANEKTEMQRHYVMYYEMSYGLNIEMHKQTEIAKRLNTILAQIMPFLSQEHQQQVAQAVERAKQVTMTELNAIIGQQQLQAQHLSHAAHGPPVQLPPHPSGLQPPGIPPVTGSSSGLLALGALGSQAHLAVKDEKNHHDLDHRERDSSANNSVSPSESLRASEKHRSSTDYSIDSKKRKAEEKDSMSRYDSDGDKSDDLVVDVSNEDPATPRVSPAHSPPENGIDKARGLKKGDAPNSPASVASSSSTPSSKTKDLGHNDKSSTPGLKSNTPTPRNDAPTPGTSSTPGLRPMPGKPSGMDPLASALRTPISIAGSYAAPFAMMGHHEMNGSLTSPGAYAGLHNIPPQMSAAAAAAAAYGRSPMVGFDPHPPMRAPGLPTSLASIPGGKPAYSFHVSADGQMQPVPFPHDALAGPGIPRHARQINTLSHGEVVCAVTISNPTRHVYTGGKGCVKIWDISQPGSKSPISQLDCLNRDNYIRSCKLLPDGRTLIVGGEASTLTIWDLASPTPRIKAELTSSAPACYALAISPDAKVCFSCCSDGNIAVWDLHNQTLVRQFQGHTDGASCIDISHDGTKLWTGGLDNTVRSWDLREGRQLQQHDFTSQIFSLGYCPTGEWLAVGMESSNVEVLHHTKPDKYQLHLHESCVLSLKFAYCGKWFVSTGKDNLLNAWRTPYGASIFQSKESSSVLSCDISADDKYIVTGSGDKKATVYEVIY; translated from the exons ATGTACCCCCAGGGCCGGCACCCG gCTCCGCACCAGCCGGGCCAGCCGGGCTTCAAATTCACCGTGGCCGAATCGTGCGACCGGATCAAGGACGAGTTCCAGTTCCTGCAAGCCCAGTACCACAG CCTGAAAGTGGAGTACGACAAGCTGGCGAACGAGAAGACGGAGATGCAGCGCCATTACGTGATG taCTACGAGATGTCGTACGGTTTGAATATTGAAATGCACAAACAG acagaaattgCTAAAAGGCTGAATACGATTTTAGCGCAGATCATGCCTTTTCTGTCACAAGAG CACCAACAGCAAGTTGCACAGGCTGTTGAACGTGCCAAGCAAGTGACAATGACGGAGTTGAATGCTATCATCGGG cagcagcagctccaggctcaGCACCTCTCCCACGCCGCCCACGGGCCCCCGGTCCAGCTGCCGCCGCACCCCTCGGGCTTGCAGCCGCCCGGCATCCCGCCCGTCACCGGCAGCAGCTCGGGGCTGCTGGCGCTCGGCGCCCTGGGCAGCCAGGCACACCTGGCCGTCAAGGACGAGAAGAACCACCACGACCTGGACCACAGAG AGCGCGACTCGAGCGCG AATAACTCCGTCTCGCCCTCGGAAAGCCTGAGAGCCAGCGAGAAGCACCGGAGCTCCACAGACTACAGCATCGACTCCAAGAAGCGGAAAGCGGAGGAGAAGGACAGCATGAGCCGATAT GACAGCGATGGTGACAAGAGCGACGACCTGGTCGTCGACGTCTCCAACGAG GACCCCGCCACCCCCCGGGTCAGCCCGGCCCACTCGCCCCCGGAGAACGGCATCGACAAAGCCCGTGGGCTGAAGAAGGGGGACGCGCCAAACAGCCCGGCCTCGGTcgcctcctccagcagcactccCTCCTCCAAGACTAAGGACCTGGGCCAC AATGATAAATCATCGACGCCCGGGCTCAAGTCAAACACTCCGACGCCGAGGAACGACGCTCCCACCCCGGGGACGAgcagcaccccggggctgcggccgaTGCCCGGCAAGCCGAGCGGCATGGACCCGCTGG cctcagccctgcgGACGCCCATCTCCATCGCGGGCTCGTACGCGGCTCCCTTCGCCATGATGGGGCACCACGAGATGAACGGCTCGCTCACCAGCCCCGGCGCCTACGCCGGCCTGCACAACATCCCCCCGCAGATGagcgccgctgccgccgccgccgccgcctaTGGCCGGTCGCCAATG GTCGGCTTCGATCCACACCCGCCCATGCGAGCCCCCGGCCTGCCCACGAGCCTGGCGTCCATCCCCGGCGGGAAGCC AGCCTACTCGTTCCACGTCAGCGCCGACGGGCAGATGCAGCCGGTCCCCTTTCCCCACGACGCCCTGGCCGGCCCCGGCATCCCGCGGCACGCCCGGCAGATCAACACGCTGAGCCACGGGGAGGTGGTGTGCGCCGTCACCATCAGCAACCCCACCCGGCACGTCTACACCGGCGGCAAGGGCTGCGTGAAGATCTGGGACATCAGCCAGCCGGGCAGCAAGAGCCCCATCTCCCAGCTCGACTGCCTG aACAGAGATAACTACATCCGCTCCTGCAAGCTGCTCCCCGACGGCCGCACGCTGATCGTGGGCGGGGAGGCCAGCACGCTCACCATCTGGGACCTGGCCTCCCCCACGCCCCGCATCAAGGCCGAGCTCACCTCCTCCGCCCCCGCCTGCTACGCGCTGGCCATCAGCCCCGACGCCAAagtctgcttctcctgctgcagcgACGGCAACATCGCCGTGTGGGACCTGCACAACCAGACGCTCGTCAG gcaATTCCAAGGCCACACGGACGGTGCCAGCTGCATAGACATCTCGCATGACGGTACGAAGTTGTGGACGGGGGGGCTGGACAACACGGTGCGCTCCTGGGACCTGCGGGAAGGgcggcagctccagcagcacgaCTTCACCTCCCAG ATCTTCTCGCTGGGGTACTGCCCCACGGGCGAGTGGCTGGCGGTGGGCATGGAGAGCAGCAACGTGGAAGTGCTGCACCACACCAAGCCCGACAAGTACCAGCTGCACCTCCACGAGAGCTGCGTCCTCTCCCTCAAGTTCGCCTACTGCG GTAAATGGTTCGTGAGCACGGGGAAGGACAACCTGCTCAACGCCTGGAGGACGCCCTACGGAGCGAGCATCTTCCAG TCCAAGGAATCCTCGTCTGTCTTAAGTTGCGACATTTCAGCGGATGACAAGTACATCGTAACGGGCTCTGGTGACAAGAAGGCCACGGTCTACGAGGTCATCTACTAG
- the TLE3 gene encoding transducin-like enhancer protein 3 isoform X2: protein MYPQGRHPAPHQPGQPGFKFTVAESCDRIKDEFQFLQAQYHSLKVEYDKLANEKTEMQRHYVMYYEMSYGLNIEMHKQTEIAKRLNTILAQIMPFLSQEHQQQVAQAVERAKQVTMTELNAIIGVRGLPNLPLTQQLQAQHLSHAAHGPPVQLPPHPSGLQPPGIPPVTGSSSGLLALGALGSQAHLAVKDEKNHHDLDHRERDSSANNSVSPSESLRASEKHRSSTDYSIDSKKRKAEEKDSMSRYDSDGDKSDDLVVDVSNEDPATPRVSPAHSPPENGIDKARGLKKGDAPNSPASVASSSSTPSSKTKDLGHNDKSSTPGLKSNTPTPRNDAPTPGTSSTPGLRPMPGKPSGMDPLASALRTPISIAGSYAAPFAMMGHHEMNGSLTSPGAYAGLHNIPPQMSAAAAAAAAYGRSPMVSFGAVGFDPHPPMRAPGLPTSLASIPGGKPAYSFHVSADGQMQPVPFPHDALAGPGIPRHARQINTLSHGEVVCAVTISNPTRHVYTGGKGCVKIWDISQPGSKSPISQLDCLNRDNYIRSCKLLPDGRTLIVGGEASTLTIWDLASPTPRIKAELTSSAPACYALAISPDAKVCFSCCSDGNIAVWDLHNQTLVRQFQGHTDGASCIDISHDGTKLWTGGLDNTVRSWDLREGRQLQQHDFTSQIFSLGYCPTGEWLAVGMESSNVEVLHHTKPDKYQLHLHESCVLSLKFAYCGKWFVSTGKDNLLNAWRTPYGASIFQSKESSSVLSCDISADDKYIVTGSGDKKATVYEVIY, encoded by the exons ATGTACCCCCAGGGCCGGCACCCG gCTCCGCACCAGCCGGGCCAGCCGGGCTTCAAATTCACCGTGGCCGAATCGTGCGACCGGATCAAGGACGAGTTCCAGTTCCTGCAAGCCCAGTACCACAG CCTGAAAGTGGAGTACGACAAGCTGGCGAACGAGAAGACGGAGATGCAGCGCCATTACGTGATG taCTACGAGATGTCGTACGGTTTGAATATTGAAATGCACAAACAG acagaaattgCTAAAAGGCTGAATACGATTTTAGCGCAGATCATGCCTTTTCTGTCACAAGAG CACCAACAGCAAGTTGCACAGGCTGTTGAACGTGCCAAGCAAGTGACAATGACGGAGTTGAATGCTATCATCGGGGTACGTGGACTTCCCAATCTGCCTCTCACC cagcagctccaggctcaGCACCTCTCCCACGCCGCCCACGGGCCCCCGGTCCAGCTGCCGCCGCACCCCTCGGGCTTGCAGCCGCCCGGCATCCCGCCCGTCACCGGCAGCAGCTCGGGGCTGCTGGCGCTCGGCGCCCTGGGCAGCCAGGCACACCTGGCCGTCAAGGACGAGAAGAACCACCACGACCTGGACCACAGAG AGCGCGACTCGAGCGCG AATAACTCCGTCTCGCCCTCGGAAAGCCTGAGAGCCAGCGAGAAGCACCGGAGCTCCACAGACTACAGCATCGACTCCAAGAAGCGGAAAGCGGAGGAGAAGGACAGCATGAGCCGATAT GACAGCGATGGTGACAAGAGCGACGACCTGGTCGTCGACGTCTCCAACGAG GACCCCGCCACCCCCCGGGTCAGCCCGGCCCACTCGCCCCCGGAGAACGGCATCGACAAAGCCCGTGGGCTGAAGAAGGGGGACGCGCCAAACAGCCCGGCCTCGGTcgcctcctccagcagcactccCTCCTCCAAGACTAAGGACCTGGGCCAC AATGATAAATCATCGACGCCCGGGCTCAAGTCAAACACTCCGACGCCGAGGAACGACGCTCCCACCCCGGGGACGAgcagcaccccggggctgcggccgaTGCCCGGCAAGCCGAGCGGCATGGACCCGCTGG cctcagccctgcgGACGCCCATCTCCATCGCGGGCTCGTACGCGGCTCCCTTCGCCATGATGGGGCACCACGAGATGAACGGCTCGCTCACCAGCCCCGGCGCCTACGCCGGCCTGCACAACATCCCCCCGCAGATGagcgccgctgccgccgccgccgccgcctaTGGCCGGTCGCCAATGGTGAGCTTTGGAGCT GTCGGCTTCGATCCACACCCGCCCATGCGAGCCCCCGGCCTGCCCACGAGCCTGGCGTCCATCCCCGGCGGGAAGCC AGCCTACTCGTTCCACGTCAGCGCCGACGGGCAGATGCAGCCGGTCCCCTTTCCCCACGACGCCCTGGCCGGCCCCGGCATCCCGCGGCACGCCCGGCAGATCAACACGCTGAGCCACGGGGAGGTGGTGTGCGCCGTCACCATCAGCAACCCCACCCGGCACGTCTACACCGGCGGCAAGGGCTGCGTGAAGATCTGGGACATCAGCCAGCCGGGCAGCAAGAGCCCCATCTCCCAGCTCGACTGCCTG aACAGAGATAACTACATCCGCTCCTGCAAGCTGCTCCCCGACGGCCGCACGCTGATCGTGGGCGGGGAGGCCAGCACGCTCACCATCTGGGACCTGGCCTCCCCCACGCCCCGCATCAAGGCCGAGCTCACCTCCTCCGCCCCCGCCTGCTACGCGCTGGCCATCAGCCCCGACGCCAAagtctgcttctcctgctgcagcgACGGCAACATCGCCGTGTGGGACCTGCACAACCAGACGCTCGTCAG gcaATTCCAAGGCCACACGGACGGTGCCAGCTGCATAGACATCTCGCATGACGGTACGAAGTTGTGGACGGGGGGGCTGGACAACACGGTGCGCTCCTGGGACCTGCGGGAAGGgcggcagctccagcagcacgaCTTCACCTCCCAG ATCTTCTCGCTGGGGTACTGCCCCACGGGCGAGTGGCTGGCGGTGGGCATGGAGAGCAGCAACGTGGAAGTGCTGCACCACACCAAGCCCGACAAGTACCAGCTGCACCTCCACGAGAGCTGCGTCCTCTCCCTCAAGTTCGCCTACTGCG GTAAATGGTTCGTGAGCACGGGGAAGGACAACCTGCTCAACGCCTGGAGGACGCCCTACGGAGCGAGCATCTTCCAG TCCAAGGAATCCTCGTCTGTCTTAAGTTGCGACATTTCAGCGGATGACAAGTACATCGTAACGGGCTCTGGTGACAAGAAGGCCACGGTCTACGAGGTCATCTACTAG
- the TLE3 gene encoding transducin-like enhancer protein 3 isoform X7 has protein sequence MYPQGRHPAPHQPGQPGFKFTVAESCDRIKDEFQFLQAQYHSLKVEYDKLANEKTEMQRHYVMYYEMSYGLNIEMHKQTEIAKRLNTILAQIMPFLSQEHQQQVAQAVERAKQVTMTELNAIIGQQLQAQHLSHAAHGPPVQLPPHPSGLQPPGIPPVTGSSSGLLALGALGSQAHLAVKDEKNHHDLDHRERDSSANNSVSPSESLRASEKHRSSTDYSIDSKKRKAEEKDSMSRYDSDGDKSDDLVVDVSNEDPATPRVSPAHSPPENGIDKARGLKKGDAPNSPASVASSSSTPSSKTKDLGHNDKSSTPGLKSNTPTPRNDAPTPGTSSTPGLRPMPGKPSGMDPLASALRTPISIAGSYAAPFAMMGHHEMNGSLTSPGAYAGLHNIPPQMSAAAAAAAAYGRSPMVGFDPHPPMRAPGLPTSLASIPGGKPAYSFHVSADGQMQPVPFPHDALAGPGIPRHARQINTLSHGEVVCAVTISNPTRHVYTGGKGCVKIWDISQPGSKSPISQLDCLNRDNYIRSCKLLPDGRTLIVGGEASTLTIWDLASPTPRIKAELTSSAPACYALAISPDAKVCFSCCSDGNIAVWDLHNQTLVRQFQGHTDGASCIDISHDGTKLWTGGLDNTVRSWDLREGRQLQQHDFTSQIFSLGYCPTGEWLAVGMESSNVEVLHHTKPDKYQLHLHESCVLSLKFAYCGKWFVSTGKDNLLNAWRTPYGASIFQSKESSSVLSCDISADDKYIVTGSGDKKATVYEVIY, from the exons ATGTACCCCCAGGGCCGGCACCCG gCTCCGCACCAGCCGGGCCAGCCGGGCTTCAAATTCACCGTGGCCGAATCGTGCGACCGGATCAAGGACGAGTTCCAGTTCCTGCAAGCCCAGTACCACAG CCTGAAAGTGGAGTACGACAAGCTGGCGAACGAGAAGACGGAGATGCAGCGCCATTACGTGATG taCTACGAGATGTCGTACGGTTTGAATATTGAAATGCACAAACAG acagaaattgCTAAAAGGCTGAATACGATTTTAGCGCAGATCATGCCTTTTCTGTCACAAGAG CACCAACAGCAAGTTGCACAGGCTGTTGAACGTGCCAAGCAAGTGACAATGACGGAGTTGAATGCTATCATCGGG cagcagctccaggctcaGCACCTCTCCCACGCCGCCCACGGGCCCCCGGTCCAGCTGCCGCCGCACCCCTCGGGCTTGCAGCCGCCCGGCATCCCGCCCGTCACCGGCAGCAGCTCGGGGCTGCTGGCGCTCGGCGCCCTGGGCAGCCAGGCACACCTGGCCGTCAAGGACGAGAAGAACCACCACGACCTGGACCACAGAG AGCGCGACTCGAGCGCG AATAACTCCGTCTCGCCCTCGGAAAGCCTGAGAGCCAGCGAGAAGCACCGGAGCTCCACAGACTACAGCATCGACTCCAAGAAGCGGAAAGCGGAGGAGAAGGACAGCATGAGCCGATAT GACAGCGATGGTGACAAGAGCGACGACCTGGTCGTCGACGTCTCCAACGAG GACCCCGCCACCCCCCGGGTCAGCCCGGCCCACTCGCCCCCGGAGAACGGCATCGACAAAGCCCGTGGGCTGAAGAAGGGGGACGCGCCAAACAGCCCGGCCTCGGTcgcctcctccagcagcactccCTCCTCCAAGACTAAGGACCTGGGCCAC AATGATAAATCATCGACGCCCGGGCTCAAGTCAAACACTCCGACGCCGAGGAACGACGCTCCCACCCCGGGGACGAgcagcaccccggggctgcggccgaTGCCCGGCAAGCCGAGCGGCATGGACCCGCTGG cctcagccctgcgGACGCCCATCTCCATCGCGGGCTCGTACGCGGCTCCCTTCGCCATGATGGGGCACCACGAGATGAACGGCTCGCTCACCAGCCCCGGCGCCTACGCCGGCCTGCACAACATCCCCCCGCAGATGagcgccgctgccgccgccgccgccgcctaTGGCCGGTCGCCAATG GTCGGCTTCGATCCACACCCGCCCATGCGAGCCCCCGGCCTGCCCACGAGCCTGGCGTCCATCCCCGGCGGGAAGCC AGCCTACTCGTTCCACGTCAGCGCCGACGGGCAGATGCAGCCGGTCCCCTTTCCCCACGACGCCCTGGCCGGCCCCGGCATCCCGCGGCACGCCCGGCAGATCAACACGCTGAGCCACGGGGAGGTGGTGTGCGCCGTCACCATCAGCAACCCCACCCGGCACGTCTACACCGGCGGCAAGGGCTGCGTGAAGATCTGGGACATCAGCCAGCCGGGCAGCAAGAGCCCCATCTCCCAGCTCGACTGCCTG aACAGAGATAACTACATCCGCTCCTGCAAGCTGCTCCCCGACGGCCGCACGCTGATCGTGGGCGGGGAGGCCAGCACGCTCACCATCTGGGACCTGGCCTCCCCCACGCCCCGCATCAAGGCCGAGCTCACCTCCTCCGCCCCCGCCTGCTACGCGCTGGCCATCAGCCCCGACGCCAAagtctgcttctcctgctgcagcgACGGCAACATCGCCGTGTGGGACCTGCACAACCAGACGCTCGTCAG gcaATTCCAAGGCCACACGGACGGTGCCAGCTGCATAGACATCTCGCATGACGGTACGAAGTTGTGGACGGGGGGGCTGGACAACACGGTGCGCTCCTGGGACCTGCGGGAAGGgcggcagctccagcagcacgaCTTCACCTCCCAG ATCTTCTCGCTGGGGTACTGCCCCACGGGCGAGTGGCTGGCGGTGGGCATGGAGAGCAGCAACGTGGAAGTGCTGCACCACACCAAGCCCGACAAGTACCAGCTGCACCTCCACGAGAGCTGCGTCCTCTCCCTCAAGTTCGCCTACTGCG GTAAATGGTTCGTGAGCACGGGGAAGGACAACCTGCTCAACGCCTGGAGGACGCCCTACGGAGCGAGCATCTTCCAG TCCAAGGAATCCTCGTCTGTCTTAAGTTGCGACATTTCAGCGGATGACAAGTACATCGTAACGGGCTCTGGTGACAAGAAGGCCACGGTCTACGAGGTCATCTACTAG